The Chionomys nivalis chromosome 6, mChiNiv1.1, whole genome shotgun sequence sequence GCTGGGAAGCAGGTTCTGCAGGCAAGCATGACCAGGACCTTCCTACTGAGCTTCCTGTCCCGTGACTTGAAGTCACGGGATAGTGAGACAGCACAGCTCAGATGCTTCCAACTGAACTGGGCTCACCTGCTACCCAGCAACAGCTAACTATCCAGTGATGCTGACCTGTGAGTAAGTCACAGGGGTTATGGGGACTCCACAGCTAACTATCCAGTGATGCTGACCTGTGAGTAAGTCACAAGGGGTTATGGGGACTAAGTGGAGACTGACTAGAACAGACAGCATCTGAATCCTGAAGCAGACAGCTGGGGTAGGGGGGGAGAAGGGACAGCCACTGTTCAGAAGGACTGAACAATGGAGCAGAGATGAGGTGGGGCCCATAAGACACCCTACCTCCACAATGAGCCCATGGACAGATTTACTTTTCTCACCTCCTATGGAGCCCAGAGTGTTCATGGCATCTCCAGAGCAGGACTATCCCTTGGTTATCACCCCATCTTTGTTATATACTATCCCCTTCCCCAAAAGGTACCAAGTCAAGGACTCCTCTGCTGGCATCCTCATCCTACGCTGCCGTCCCCCTGGCATATGTGATGATGCCATATGCCACACCCAAAGCACTGGCTAGCAGGGGAAGCTTGGGTATCCAAAACTTGTTAACTTTCCAACAGCCGACATCACACTAAAGGCACCACCACTTCCCTTCTATCAGACCTCTACAGTCACACCAGGGAGACTGGGCTTTCAACCCTCACAGTGACCAGGAAGACGCTTCTGGAAAACCTGACTGTCAGGCAGCATCAACAGTCACATCAGCAGAATGCAAAATAAACATCAGCAGGAACTACGCTACTTTCCACAAGCCTGGGACTGCCAGACAGGCTTCTCCCAACCCAATGGCACTCTGTCCCATCTGTACTGTCCCAATATGGCCTCACCAGACACACTAAAGCAGCTCCTTTCAGGACAACCCCGGCACCACCCACAACACCCAGAGTTTGACATGCACTCACGGCAGTGCCTACAGGAGGCAAATCAGGCTTGAAGCCTTGGGACAGGTATGGGTGATAGGGAGTCAGGGAACTGCCAATGCCAGTCACCAAGAGAAGAGAGGCACAACCCTGCAAGAAGTAccatttaattccagcattcaggaagcagagacaggcaaatctctgggacttcaaggccaggctagtctacataACAGAACAGCCAAGGCTCGTTAGTGTGGCCccagctgggggtgggagggaagcagaagggcCTACTATTCTGCTCCTAGCTAAGGACCAACACAGAGGGAGCAGAGCTGCTGGGCTCCACTCCAGCTCCCACAGGGGGGCTAAGAAACCCTATCAAAGCCCCAGATGCATCCAAGTAGACATGCCCTCCTAGATACTCActgttctcttctcctccttcccattGCCAGCAGTGGGCACCTCTCTGTGATCCACATGAGAGCAGACAGTGGTCTAATACACCAGTTAAAACCCAATGCTCTGCCAGGCGgtgttggtacatgcctttaataccagaacttgggaggcagaggcaggtgaatctctgaattcaaaaccagccttggtctacagagcaagttccaggacagccagggctacacacagaaactctgtctcaaacaaaaacaaacaaacaaaaacccacaaaaaaacacaaaagaacaacaacaaaacaactccCCAGAATGTGTCAGGGATGTCCAGAATGTGATAGCACAGCACATCTAGGTACCTGCTGGTCTCTGAATGAGGCACAGCCCAAGTCACAAGCCCTGGCTCCTGCAGTCATCACAAGCCAAGGGTCTAGGCCTTCAGTGGTACCaagctctgcctcagcttccaggaaAGGCTTCTCACTTTATAAATAACTGCCATGCCCAAAATGTAGTGAGGATTCCCAAGAGATGAGGCTGCACCAAATGCAATGGCTTCATTGAACATCCACACTCAGTCCCTCAGTCCCTCCTTGCTTCCTCAGAGCCCAGAGTCCAGGTGCCCTATATGGGTGCTCTGCCTGTGGGGTATGACTGAGGTTTTGGGCTTAGCTGGGACAAACCATCCTCCCATCAACCAAGCTATGCCATGTGCCCTGACAAGATGGCCTTACACAGCATCTCAGCTCAGAAGAAAGTACTCAAGTAAGATTAGATGGCTGCTGGCCATAACCAGCCTTACTCCAAGACCACTATAAGGCAGAACATAGCTCCCTGCAACCAGAACAGAACACAGCCTCACCCGTGTCATTTTCAGAAAGTCCAAGGACGGCCGTGTCCACCTGGCATCCTCCTCCCGTCTCCGCTTGCGCCGGACCCTCCTCCCATCCAACACACAAGGCTGTGAGCGGCACCGGAGCAGGCCATGGTGTCGGCCTAGCTCAGGTGTGGATGTGGGGGTGCTGCTGGCTGAAGGCAGGCAAGTGTTCACATCTACAAGGTGCTCTTGTGAGAGAGATAGTCGGCGCCTGGAGGAAAACGGGCAGGGTCCTGCAGAAAGCCAAGGCGGACCTGAGCTTGCACTGCCCTCACTGCCATCCACAAAGCCACTGCTGGCTGAAGCTGGCCTGGGCGTCGGCGGTGACACAGAACTCCTGGGCAGGCCTGAACGCCCCTGCAGGGCAGGGCTCCCGAGAGCGCTGCAGCATTGCAGGGTGGCGCTCCCACCACTGTTGCACCTCCTCTTAGAGATGGGAGTCCACACCTTGGAGCTGCCAGGGCGCCATGGGGAGCGGCATCGAGCCAGCTCCTCTGGTTCCGACAGGGACCGGCAGTGTCGCTTGGTTGGTGGTGCTGCAGGTGGCCCTGTGCTCTCACGGAGGTCCAAGAAGTTGCCCACATCCATAGGCCCTGGAGATGGCAGCTGCCATTTGAGACCTTCGGTGTGAGACACACCAAGTGGGCCTAATGGGAAAGGGCCTGAGGCCACCTGGCTTCCAACGGGCCATCCTCCACGTAAGGCTTTCCAGGGACTTTTGTCCACTAAGGAAACACAAAGGTGTATGAAGAAACAGGTGAGCAATAGGAAGCCACACTGCTGCCTCCCTTCCCAGGCTCACAGACACATCTGAacataaaatacccctgctcacATGGTTGATACCACCCTATCTTCAATGGCCATTGGCACCTGAATCACCAAGCTTCACCtggtctttttttccttttttgagatagggtctctctatataaccctggttgtcctgaagcTCATTATGaacaccaggctggccctgaagtcacagatccatctgcctctgcttcctgagttctgggattaaaggtgcgtgccaccatgcctggattcaCCTGGTCTTAAGGAGTTGTCTCTCCACCTGTGTTTCCTGAAAATAACCTGATTCCGATCTTACCCCCATTCACTAATATACTGTGTCACCAAAATACTTTACTTCTGTCCCTGGCT is a genomic window containing:
- the Fam53a gene encoding protein FAM53A isoform X2, producing MVTLITEKLQNQSLDDLTRRAREAGPYSAEKLNKSGHLFPLEIGVDKSPWKALRGGWPVGSQVASGPFPLGPLGVSHTEGLKWQLPSPGPMDVGNFLDLRESTGPPAAPPTKRHCRSLSEPEELARCRSPWRPGSSKVWTPISKRRCNSGGSATLQCCSALGSPALQGRSGLPRSSVSPPTPRPASASSGFVDGSEGSASSGPPWLSAGPCPFSSRRRLSLSQEHLVDVNTCLPSASSTPTSTPELGRHHGLLRCRSQPCVLDGRRVRRKRRREEDARWTRPSLDFLKMTRTLKNSKSLCSLDYEDDEDDTQAKTVVSSPCNSQGLVGIITPGSSPRIPRPGPTSPSAWASGEPEASTGEGGSSGEPSDWDSAGEEGVFPLDHNDLDLEQIENN